The proteins below come from a single Metarhizium brunneum chromosome 1, complete sequence genomic window:
- the pr1 gene encoding Aspartic protease — translation MSLKTLLLLAAAHLAQADSSHALFYKVVDRETAQRIASIKGLAAAGNDTPVFNDQGFWFSHFTVGASPDLEILIDTGSSDAILNPGVYKPSPGSVNANRRFRISYATTNPDGSGTLTASGNVYQDVITQLSANLTVANQTLGDIQDPASPPTFPRDGLIGYASQQGSALRGSPFINSLCDQGALSTCRFGLALRPNKTGELYYGTLATDTFTEPLTTVPLTQGEWAVQGDVTVDGAAVQHGASIITDSGTTVIFGPTHRVADVFARAGVQAVPTSTGLAGYYNCSAPPTIGLSFAGANFDILPEALAFASDGDNCTAAVHGSDAFGDNWLVGQAFFQGRYVDHNVADGTMGFADLK, via the exons ATGTCTCTCAAAACACTGCTCCTCCTCGCGGCCGCGCATCTCGCGCAGGCCGATTCCTCCCACGCCCTCTTCTACAAGGTCGTCGACAGGGAAACAGCCCAGCGTATAGCCTCAATCAAGGGCCTTGCCGCAGCGGGCAACGACACCCCCGTGTTCAACGACCAG GGCTTCTGGTTCTCCCACTTCACCGTCGGAGCGAGTCCAGACCTCGAAATCCTCATCGACACCGGCTCGTCGGACGCCATCCTCAACCCAGGCGTATACAAGCCCTCGCCGGGGTCCGTCAACGCCAACCGCCGCTTCAGAATCTCCTacgccaccaccaacccGGACGGATCGGGCACTCTGACC GCATCCGGCAACGTCTACCAAGACGTCATCACCCAGCTCTCAGCCAACCTCACCGTAGCCAACCAAACCCTAGGCGACATCCAAGACCCAGCCTCACCACCGACCTTCCCGCGCGACGGCCTCATCGGCTACGCCAGCCAGCAGGGCAGCGCCCTCCGCGGCTCCCCCTTCATCAACAGCCTCTGCGACCAGGGCGCCCTGTCAACGTGCCGCTTCGGCCTCGCCCTACGGCCCAACAAGACCGGCGAACTGTACTACGGCACACTAGCAACCGACACCTTCACAGAGCCGCTCACCACGGTCCCCCTAACACAGGGCGAGTGGGCGGTACAAGGCGACGTGACGGTCGACGGGGCGGCGGTCCAGCACGGcgccagcatcatcaccgactCCGGGACGACCGTCATCTTCGGCCCCACGCACCGCGTCGCCGACGTCTTCGCGCGCGCCGGCGTCCAGGCCGTGCCCACGAGCACCGGCCTCGCGGGCTACTACAACTGCAGCGCCCCGCCGACCATTGGCCTCTCctttgccggcgccaacTTTGACATTCTGCCCGAGGCGCTGGCGTTTGCCAGCGACGGCGACAACTGCACCGCCGCGGTGCACGGGTCCGACGCCTTCGGGGACAATTGGCTCGTCGGCCAGGCGTTTTTCCAGGGGCGCTACGTCGACCACAACGTCGCCGACGGGACCATGGGCTTTGCCGACCTCAAGTGA